In Quercus robur chromosome 11, dhQueRobu3.1, whole genome shotgun sequence, the following proteins share a genomic window:
- the LOC126705206 gene encoding uncharacterized protein LOC126705206, producing the protein MVISETKVSGERAKRISDRINLDGAIFANSIGLSGGLWVLWDSDQVEIAELATTEQEVHVIVTPTAKPPWLLSAIYASPRYAERRLLWENLESVANLHSMPWVIASDFNEVLMGEDKFGGCSVNISRALRFQDFLNNCRMINIVVLHLEKTHSDHCPIKLCFEKDRGLHFPKPFRFQPMWLLDPSFPRVVREDWNNSPSLHQALSIFSSKAQCWNKNHFGNLFHRKRRILARLKGIQVSLSLRPNDFSVDLERKLRFEYAEVAKIEEEFWTIKARILWLVEGDRNTSFYHTSTLVRRKRNRIICMKDRMGNWLNGEIEIADFIRQGFLDLFTSDKEIFEGLWVLKPFKAPGPNGLHAGFFQRFWLIVGDSVREEVKGVFSSGVIPDYMNQTLITLIPKCKSPESLSNYRPISFCNTIYKIVTKIIVNRIHPFLSGLISPLQAAFVPGRKGLDNAIIVQELIHTMSKKKGSTGVMAIKLDLEKAYDRLEWSFIRDTLNLLNFPDNLISLIMSCVSTTSISILFNEGALDAFQPSRGLRQGDPLSPYLFILCMEVLGALIEGKCRENLWNPIKASQGGPSFSHVFFVDDLMLFAKADRKNCVAIKDVLDSFCEISGQKISGKKSRVFFSPNEKGPSHWLEQITKAKEEGGLSIQAAKPKNTALLAKLNWRFHSEKSSLWVRVLSNKYRAHRRSFRSATTLTSYSSTWVGLKKGEEIFSKGSKWIAGKDSFLSLWFDKWLNKGPLRSLISGPLNKGEENLKVMDIASFLGWRWAGLSFDLPASILLEIKATPVPFSNQSKDRLSWFSSPNGEFKLREAYRLANLVGNDTANQIFRGDWVWKVQSLPKIKHFLWQCCHESIPVRAILAKRGMDVSFLCPICNNAPETIIHTLRDCPMAQRYWNSFSPPIQRSLFYDTNVVEWLKLNCQSSKSSNSSGMEWGILFPFALWTIWLHCNNTVFGRPHLQKDSKTEAVAKAAEFLHLGINGKLIRAKTKIQVRWHLPPLSWFKLNTDGSSLGNPGLAGGGGIIQNDKGEWVKGFARAIGSTTSVAAELWALRDGIRLCITLKLLAVEIELDSKLVVDLMKKDLDHPNGIDVLVADCWKFESSKICYFYDLTLMVDLNYT; encoded by the exons ATGGTCATTAGTGAGACCAAAGTTAGTGGTGAGAGAGCTAAGAGGATCTCAGATAGAATAAATCTTGATGGGGCAATTTTTGCAAACTCAATTGGCCTATCTGGAGGATTGTGGGTTCTTTGGGACTCTGACCAAGTTGAAATTGCTGAGCTAGCTACCACTGAGCAAGAAGTTCATGTAATTGTCACGCCCACAGCGAAGCCTCCCTGGCTTCTCTCAGCCATTTATGCTAGTCCAAGGTATGCTGAGAGACGGCTGCTTTGGGAAAATCTTGAGTCTGTGGCCAACCTTCATTCCATGCCCTGGGTAATAGCAAGTGATTTTAATGAAGTGCTTATGGGGGAAGATAAGTTTGGTGGATGTTCGGTCAACATAAGTAGAGCCCTTCGCTTCCAGGATTTCTTGAACAATTGTAGAATGATTAACATTG TTGTTCTTCATCTGGAAAAAACTCACTCGGATCATTGCCCTATTAAATTGTGTTTTGAGAAAGATAGGGGTCTTCACTTCCCCAAGCCCTTCCGCTTCCAACCTATGTGGCTTTTGGATCCAAGTTTTCCGAGGGTGGTAAGGGAAGATTGGAATAATTCTCCCTCTTTGCATCAGGCTTTGTCAATCTTCTCTTCCAAGGCGCAATGCTGGAACAAAAATCATTTTGGCAACTTATTTCATAGGAAGAGAAGGATCCTAGCCAGACTTAAAGGGATTCAAGTTAGTTTGTCTCTAAGACCCAATGATTTCTCGGTTGATCTGGAAAGGAAGCTAAGATTTGAATATGCTGAGGTGGCAAAAATCGAGGAGGAATTTTGGACTATAAAGGCTCGGATCCTTTGGTTGGTGGAGGGAGATAGAAATACTTCCTTCTATCATACTTCAACTCTTGTGCGCCGAAAGCGAAATAGAATTATCTGTATGAAGGACAGAATGGGCAATTGGCTAAATGGGGAAATAGAGATTGCGGATTTTATCAGGCAAGGTTTCTTGGATCTCTTCACCTCAG ACAAGGAGATCTTTGAGGGTCTTTGGGTGCTTAAACCCTTTAAAGCTCCCGGCCCGAATGGTCTCCATGCGGGATTTTTCCAGCGTTTCTGGCTGATTGTTGGTGACTCTGTAAGAGAGGAGGTTAAAGGGGTTTTCTCTTCAGGGGTTATTCCAGACTATATGAACCAAACCCTCATTACCCTCATTCCTAAATGCAAAAGCCCTGAGTCTTTGTCCAACTACCGGCCAATTAGCTTTTGTAATACGATCTACAAGATAGTGACCAAGATTATTGTTAACCGGATCCATCCCTTTTTGTCTGGTTTAATTTCTCCGCTCCAAGCAGCGTTTGTCCCAGGAAGGAAGGGCTTGGATAATGCAATTATAGTCCAAGAGTTAATCCACACAATGTCAAAGAAAAAGGGCAGTACAGGTGTTATGGCAATTAAGCTTGACTTAGAAAAGGCTTATGATCGCCTTGAATGGAGTTTCATTAGAGATACTTTGAATCTTTTGAACTTCCCTGATAATTTAATTTCTCTAATCATGAGCTGCGTCTCCACCACCTCTATCTCTATTCTGTTTAACGAAGGGGCATTGGATGCTTTTCAACCTTCAAGAGGGCTTCGACAAGGTGACCCTCTATCGCCTTATCTTTTTATCTTATGTATGGAAGTTCTCGGGGCTTTAATTGAGGGGAAATGTCGAGAGAATCTTTGGAATCCAATTAAAGCTTCTCAAGGGGGTCCAAGTTTCTCACATGTATTTTTTGTTGATGACCTCATGTTGTTCGCCAAAGCTGACCGGAAAAATTGTGTTGCCATTAAGGATGTTTTAGACTCCTTTTGTGAGATTTCGGGGCAGAAAATTAGTGGCAAGAAGTCTCGTGTCTTTTTCTCTCCCAAT GAAAAAGGTCCATCTCATTGGTTGGAACAAATCACAAAAGCAAAAGAGGAAGGTGGCCTAAGTATTCAAGCAGCCAAGCCGAAAAATACTGCCCTTCTTGCGAAGCTTAATTGGAGGTTTCACTCAGAAAAATCCTCCTTATGGGTAAGAGTGTTATCAAACAAGTACCGAGCTCATCGTAGAAGTTTTAGAAGCGCAACAACCCTTACTTCGTACTCATCTACTTGGGTTGGTCTTAAAAAAGGTgaggaaattttttcaaaaggtTCCAAGTGGATAGCTGGGAAGGATAGCTTCTTATCTCTCTGGTTTGATAAGTGGCTGAACAAAGGTCCTTTGAGAAGTCTGATTTCTGGACCTCTGAACAAAGGTGAAGAGAATCTTAAGGTGATGGATATTGCTAGCTTCCTTGGATGGAGATGGGCGGGATTATCCTTTGATCTCCCTGCCTCAATTCTTTTGGAAATAAAAGCAACCCCTGTCCCTTTCTCAAACCAGAGTAAGGATCGACTCTCTTGGTTCTCCTCTCCCAATGGCGAGTTCAAGTTGAGGGAGGCATATCGCCTTGCAAATTTGGTTGGCAATGATACAGCGAATCAGATTTTCAGAGGAGATTGGGTGTGGAAAGTGCAATCCCTTCCGAAGATAAAACATTTTCTCTGGCAATGTTGTCACGAAAGCATACCAGTCCGGGCCATTCTTGCAAAGAGAGGTATGGATGTTTCTTTTCTATGTCCTATATGCAATAATGCTCCTGAAACCATTATTCATACCTTAAGAGATTGCCCCATGGCACAAAGGTATTGGAACTCCTTTTCTCCTCCGATCCAAAGAAGCTTATTTTATGATACTAATGTGGTGGAGTGGCTGAAGCTTAATTGTCAAAGCTCCAAGTCCAGCAACTCTTCGGGTATGGAGTGGGGTATACTCTTTCCTTTCGCTCTTTGGACTATTTGGCTTCACTGCAACAACACTGTCTTTGGAAGACCTCATCTCCAAAAAGATTCCAAAACTGAAGCAGTAGCCAAAGCAGCTGAATTTCTTCACCTAGGAATTAATGGGAAGCTGATAAGagctaaaacaaaaattcaGGTTCGTTGGCACCTTCCTCCTCTTAGCTGGTTCAAGTTGAATACAGATGGATCTTCATTGGGGAATCCCGGTTTGGCTGGCGGAGGTGGTATAATTCAGAATGATAAGGGAGAATGGGTCAAAGGATTTGCACGAGCTATCGGGTCTACAACAAGTGTTGCTGCAGAACTTTGGGCCCTTCGTGATGGCATTCGCTTGTGTATTACTCTTAAACTTCTAGCAGTTGAAATTGAGCTTGACTCAAAGTTGGTTGTGGATCTTATGAAGAAGGATCTAGATCATCCTAATGGTATTGATGTTTTGGTGGCTGATTGTTGGAagtttgaaagttcaaaaatct GCTACTTCTATGACCTTACTTTAATGGTTGACCTGAATTACACTTAA
- the LOC126705207 gene encoding TMV resistance protein N-like — translation MKIIVLLGVFVLGRHLFAKWCRRRDIEAATQPPPSISSHKKETPMTSTSSSTHRCEYDVFLSFRGEDTRQRFTGHLYKALCDKDIYTFKDYKLRRGEEISKQLCKTIERSRISVIVFSENFASSKWCLDELVWILNCKKNLGQVVLPVFYGIDPSEVRKQEGKFGVELSKHEKNFKDNNDKVHTWRTALKEVGNLSGFHYNNDCLESEFIQGIIKVISSKILCRTRLFVAKYPIGVDSRAAKIEKILCIESNDIRIVAILGLGGIGKTTIARAVYNKIVDDFEKGFFLDDVKERSGTIDGRIRLQEILLSQFLSDGNSKVDIISRGTNVIKERLCHKRVLLVLDDVDEGKQIENLLGDCDWLAPGSRILITARDKDVLNTLKPYPKIYMVDQLDEYEASELFSLYAFQTNEPEEAYLQLSKQFINYADGLPLALKIIGSDLRGKSACEWESALEKYKKIPNKKILEILKISYEGLDPSEKHIFLDIAFFFQGKKKDYVVNILEACYLFPNIGIPKLIDKCLITIDWCGYLSMHNLLQKMGEEIVQQESPQALGKRTRLRDYADACAVLTANMGTNEIRGIMLNPPKPITLEIHPQAFKKMETLKFLIVKNLVYFNMPHCNMIIPKPFKQVLCFKMLRGINLDHCESIEKFPELWAPNLKKFDLSYCKNLVEIHESIGLLNKLETLDLSGCKKLQALPRRLEFKSLKFFFLEYCESIQELPELGAPNLESINLFGCKNLVKIHESIGLLDKLKVLSLSFCQKLQALPRRLEFKSLKFFFLQYCESIQELPELGAPNLESINLFGCKNLVKIHESIGLLDKLKVLSLSFCQKLQALPRRLEFKSLELFFLQYCESIQELPELCAPNLKTLYLSNCKSLVKVHESIGLLDKLETWDLQNCGKLQTLPRRLALKSLKYFDLRGSTSLENFPDIDPEMKCLEYLFLCETRIREFPSSNSIYQFQKLWNLCLSINIPRPARNSFDGYGFLQLIGLTLSGENVTELDDLEVDYFPTLRVLNLENTNIVTIPESFVKFTRLTDLYISDCKQFEEIQGFPQSLCHLTVRNCPSWNLQSSNKILIQVFLYHSIAFSCKEIIALPFPKYLTRFAKLQGIAKKNADRVLESSHRPLRWIGSFRVPGSEIPDEFNHQSDGNSISFMVGRNWRFPYLFAICLALGPTNEYGGFGIYVDVNGFKIECDSFHLKKSESCSLWFSSGPLCEWEKLNLSKQSHLKVTIKMVKHNYHGESMDSTAMIKKFGVHVECICCCNEGDSGHAIAMETTNTAGFEYGLKGFQGDSNMSLSIPMDPEVHPLIPLPYSSNMDHEDFETINLVGSTVSDEFDLGSSSVTHEFVNDDFDLNLSPPLKKKRTS, via the exons atgaaaattATAGTACTTCTGGGGGTATTCGTCCTCGGTCGCCACCTCTTTGCCAAATGGTGTAGGCGGCGCGATATTGAAGCTGCCACACAACCACCACCTTCAATCTCCAGTCATaaaaaagag ACTCCAATGACTtccacttcttcttctactcACCGGTGTGAGTATGATGTCTTCTTGAGCTTTAGAGGTGAAGATACCCGCCAAAGATTTACGGGCCATTTATATAAAGCTTTGTGTGACAAAGACATTTACACCTTCAAGGACTATAAACTTCGGAGGGGAGAAGAAATTTCAAAGCAACTTTGCAAAACCATCGAAAGGTCAAGGATTTCAGTTATTGtgttttctgaaaattttgcatCTTCCAAATGGTGTTTGGATGAACTTGTTTGGATCCTTAACTGTAAGAAAAATCTTGGCCAAGTGGTTTTACCAGTTTTTTATGGAATAGATCCATCAGAAGTACGTAAACAAGAGGGAAAGTTTGGGGTAGAATTGTctaaacatgaaaaaaatttcaaggatAACAATGACAAGGTGCATACTTGGAGGACAGCTCTAAAAGAAGTTGGCAATTTGTCTGGATTCCATTACAATAATGA TTGTCTTGAATCAGAATTCATCCAGGGAATTATCAAAGTGATATCAAGTAAGATACTTTGCCGCACACGTTTATTTGTTGCTAAATACCCTATTGGAGTAGATTCTCGTGCAGcgaaaatagaaaagattttatgtATTGAGTCAAATGATATCCGAATCGTGGCAATCCTTGGCCTTGGGGGAATAGGTAAGACTACCATCGCAAGAGCTGTATATAACAAAATTGTTGATGACTTTGAAAAAGGTTTCTTTCTAGACGATGTTAAAGAAAGGTCTGGGACAATTGATGGCAGAATCCGACTACAGGAGATACTTCTTTCCCAGTTCTTAAGCGATGGAAATTCAAAGGTGGACATCATATCTAGAGGAACCAATGTGATAAAGGAAAGACTTTGCCATAAAAGAGTTCTTTTAGTTCTCGATGATGTGGATGaaggaaaacaaatagaaaatttgcTTGGAGATTGTGATTGGCTAGCTCCTGGAAGTAGAATCCTTATAACCGCAAGAGACAAAGATGTGTTAAATACTCTCAAACCATATCCTAAAATCTATATGGTTGATCAACTGGATGAATATGAAGCTTCCGAACTTTTTAGTTTGTATGCCTTCCAAACAAATGAACCTGAGGAAGCTTACTTGCAACTTTCAAAGCAGTTTATCAATTATGCCGATGGCCTTCCACTAGCTTTAAAAATAATAGGTTCTGATTTGCGTGGAAAAAGTGCATGTGAATGGGAAAGTGCATTAGAGAAGTATAAAAAGATTCCCAACAAGAAAATTCTAGAAATACTCAAAATTAGTTACGAAGGATTGGACCCAAGTGAAAAACATATTTTCCTTGATATTGCATTTTTCttccaagggaaaaagaaagattatgtTGTAAATATATTAGAGGCATGTTATTTATTTCCAAATATTGGTATTCCAAAACTTATTGACAAGTGTTTGATAACTATTGATTGGTGCGGCTATTTATCGATGCATAACTTGCTACAAAAAATGGGAGAGGAAATTGTTCAACAAGAATCACCACAAGCGCTTGGAAAACGTACTAGGCTACGAGATTATGCTGATGCTTGTGCTGTACTAACTGCAAATATG GGAACGAATGAAATTCGAGGCATAATGTTGAATCCACCTAAACCTATTACATTGGAAATTCATCCTCAAGCTTTCAAAAAGATGGAAACTCTCAAGTTTCTTATAGTTAAAAAT CTTGTCTACTTCAACATGCCACATTGTAACATGATAATACCTAAGCCATTCAAGCAG gttttgtgttttaaaatgttGAGAGGAATCAATCTTGACCATTGTGAATCCATCGAGAAATTTCCTGAGTTGTGGGCTccaaatttaaagaaatttgacctttcttattgtaaaaatttggTTGAGATTCATGAGTCTATTGGATTGCTTAATAAGCTTGAAACTTTGGACCTTTCTGGTTGCAAAAAACTTCAAGCTCTTCCTAGAAGACTTGAGTTcaaatctctaaaatttttttttctcgaaTACTGTGAATCCATTCAAGAATTACCTGAGTTGGGTGCCCCAAATTTAGAGAGTATTAACCTTTTTGGTTGTAAAAATTTGGTTAAGATTCATGAGTCTATTGGATTGCTTGATAAGCTTAAAGTTTTGTCCCTTTCTTTTTGCCAAAAGCTTCAAGCTCTTCCTAGAAGACTTGAGTTcaaatctctaaaatttttttttctccaatattGTGAATCCATTCAAGAATTACCTGAGTTGGGTGCCCCAAATTTAGAGAGTATTAACCTTTTTGGTTGTAAAAATTTGGTTAAGATTCATGAGTCTATTGGATTGCTTGATAAGCTTAAAGTTTTGTCCCTTTCTTTTTGCCAAAAGCTTCAAGCTCTTCCTAGAAGACTTGAGTTCAAATCTCTAGAATTGTTTTTTCTCCAATACTGTGAATCCATTCAAGAATTACCTGAGTTGTGTGccccaaatttaaaaacattatacCTTTCAAATTGTAAATCTTTAGTTAAGGTTCATGAGTCCATTGGACTTCTTGATAAACTTGAAACTTGGGATCTCCAAAACTGTGGAAAACTTCAAACTCTTCCAAGAAGACTTGCGTTAAAATCTCTTAAATATTTTGATCTTAGAGGGTCCACAAGCCTTGAGAACTTCCCTGATATTGATCCTGAAATGAAATGCTTAgagtatttatttttgtgtgagaCTCGTATTAGAGAGTTCCCTTCCTCAAATAGCATCTATCAATTCCAAAAACTCTGGAATTTATGTCTTTCTATTAACATACCAAGACCAGCCCGCAATTCTTTTGATGGCTATGGGTTTTTACAGTTAATAGGACTTACTCTCTCCGGTGAAAATGTAACTGAATTAGATGATTTGGAGGTCGATTACTTTCCCACATTGCGTGTTCTAAATCTAGAAAACACCAATATTGTTACCATCCCCGAAAGCTTTGTCAAATTTACTAGATTAACGGATCTTTATATATCCGATTGCAAGCAGTTTGAGGAAATTCAAGGATTTCCACAATCTTTATGTCATTTGACAGTTAGAAATTGCCCATCGTGGAATCTACAATCATCAAACAAAATATTGATTCAGGTCTTTCTCTATCACTCTATCGCTTTCAGTTGTAAAGAAATAATTGCATTGCCTTTCCCCAAATACCTAACTCGATTTGCCAAACTGCAGGgtattgctaaaaaaaatgcaGATAGAGTACTTGAATCTTCACATCGACCTCTCCGCTGGATTGGTTCCTTTCGAGTACCAGGGAGTGAGATTCCAGATGAGTTCAACCACCAAAGCGATGGAAATTCCATTTCATTCATGGTTGGTCGGAATTGGAGATTTCCATATCTTTTTGCTATTTGTCTTGCCCTTGGACCAACTAATGAATATGGTGGGTTTGGCATTTACGTTGACGTCAATGGTTTCAAAATTGAATGTGATAGTTTTCACTTAAAGAAAAGTGAATCTTGTAGCTTGTGGTTttcttctggacctctttgtgaATGGGAGAAGTTAAATCTATCTAAACAGAGTCATCTTAAGGTTACTATCAAGATGGTGAAACATAATTATCACGGAGAGTCAATGGATTCTACGGCTATGATAAAAAAGTTTGGGGTCCATGTAGAATGCATCTGTTGTTGCAATGAAGGAGATTCAGGGCATGCAATTGCAATGGAAACAACAAATACTGCTGGGTTTGAATATGGTTTGAAGGGATTTCAAGGTGATTCGAATATGTCATTATCAATCCCTATGGACCCCGAGGTCCACCCTTTAATACCACTTCCTTATTCCTCAAATATGGATCATGAGGATTTCGAAACT ATAAATTTGGTAGGCTCAACTGTTAGTGATGAGTTTGATTTGGGTTCGTCTTCAGTGACCCATGAATTTGTGAATGATGACTTTGATTTGAATCTGTCTCCACCcttgaagaaaaagaggacATCTTGA